In one Vibrio sp. VB16 genomic region, the following are encoded:
- a CDS encoding AzlD domain-containing protein: MIMLSILSMTAVVFLSRYLFLEPRIPLKMNNHAQRLLSYSGPVVLTALWAPIVFFPEGEFSFRLDNPYLIGAIITGLIIWKTNNVLLTIVISMGAFLICKLVIFS; encoded by the coding sequence ATGATAATGCTGTCCATACTTTCAATGACCGCGGTTGTTTTTTTAAGCCGTTACTTGTTTCTTGAGCCACGAATTCCACTAAAGATGAATAACCATGCTCAGAGACTGTTGAGTTATTCTGGGCCTGTGGTTCTAACGGCACTGTGGGCGCCGATCGTGTTTTTCCCGGAAGGTGAATTCTCATTTAGATTGGATAATCCGTATTTGATAGGCGCTATCATAACGGGTCTGATTATCTGGAAAACAAATAACGTTCTGTTAACGATAGTGATCAGCATGGGTGCATTTTTGATCTGTAAACTTGTTATTTTTAGCTGA
- a CDS encoding DEAD/DEAH box helicase has product MTTVTTPANFTELGLIQPLLARLIELEYQQPTPIQAQAIPSVLAGRDLIAGANTGSGKTATFALPLLQHIHDEKPLSSKSNKGNYVTGLILVPTRELAKQVADSIKSYAVHFNGTIKTVAVFGGVSANTQMLALRGGTDILVATPGRLLDLISSNAIKLDRVKTLVLDEADRMLSLGFTDELTDLLALLPKKKQTLLFSATFPEQVQTLTQALLDDPVELQLQSADASTLVQRVFSVNKGEKTAVLAHLINHHQWRQALIFVNAKHSCNHLAEKLSKRGIAAEVFHGDKGQGARSRVLEAFKAGEIEVLIATDIAARGLDIDKLPVVINFDLPRSPSDYMHRIGRSGRAGEVGLALSLIDYEDYHHFKIIEKKNKIRLEREQVVGFEVDDVVSEEFLAANKPMAKPEGSGKKKKHK; this is encoded by the coding sequence ATGACCACTGTCACAACGCCAGCCAACTTTACAGAACTTGGCCTTATTCAACCCTTGTTAGCTCGTTTAATTGAGCTGGAATATCAGCAGCCAACGCCTATTCAAGCGCAAGCTATCCCAAGTGTATTGGCAGGGCGTGACCTGATTGCAGGTGCGAATACCGGTTCAGGTAAAACGGCCACCTTTGCACTTCCGCTATTGCAGCACATACACGATGAAAAACCATTGAGTAGTAAAAGCAATAAAGGTAACTATGTTACTGGACTGATTTTGGTGCCGACTCGTGAATTGGCCAAGCAGGTTGCTGACAGCATAAAATCTTATGCGGTGCATTTTAACGGTACAATTAAAACGGTTGCGGTTTTTGGTGGTGTGTCCGCGAATACTCAAATGCTCGCATTACGTGGTGGCACTGACATTTTGGTGGCCACACCAGGGCGATTACTCGATTTGATTTCAAGCAATGCTATTAAACTTGATAGAGTGAAGACTCTGGTGCTTGATGAAGCCGATCGAATGTTGAGTCTAGGCTTCACTGATGAGCTTACAGATCTTTTAGCATTGTTGCCAAAGAAAAAGCAAACGCTACTGTTTTCTGCGACCTTTCCAGAACAAGTACAGACGTTAACTCAAGCGCTACTCGACGACCCTGTTGAATTACAATTGCAAAGTGCTGATGCCAGCACCTTAGTGCAGCGTGTGTTTTCTGTTAACAAAGGGGAAAAAACAGCAGTATTAGCGCATTTGATCAATCATCATCAATGGCGACAAGCGCTTATTTTTGTCAATGCCAAACACAGTTGTAATCACTTAGCTGAAAAACTCTCTAAACGTGGTATTGCCGCAGAAGTGTTTCATGGTGATAAAGGCCAGGGGGCTCGTAGTCGCGTGCTTGAAGCATTTAAGGCGGGCGAGATTGAAGTATTAATTGCAACAGACATTGCTGCCCGTGGTCTAGATATCGATAAACTACCTGTGGTGATTAATTTTGATTTACCTAGGAGCCCATCAGATTACATGCACCGTATTGGTCGAAGTGGCCGTGCTGGTGAAGTGGGCTTAGCATTATCGCTTATCGATTATGAAGATTATCATCATTTCAAAATCATCGAAAAGAAGAACAAGATCAGACTCGAACGTGAACAAGTAGTGGGTTTTGAGGTCGATGACGTAGTCAGTGAGGAATTCTTAGCGGCAAATAAACCGATGGCGAAGCCTGAAGGCAGCGGTAAGAAAAAAAAGCACAAATAA
- a CDS encoding DMT family transporter, whose product MPNTISPKMIILATTAAVCMGTIGVISRLSELDAATVTFFRLFIGGALLLLLMVITGQSRQLRIKPHPLMLVNGVMIAGFMTFFVASLNYTTMLIAVMALYLAPVVATVIAHFVLKERLNRYSSSSVAVVLFGFILVMYQPADVAAPQTSWLGLALALAGMACYASFILINRVIPTHYHEFTKCSWQFLVGALCVVPLLLNSELSLSTAQWGWMLLAGIFPGFLGIVLAIYTIKRMPAATFSTISYIEPISAVMLGWIVFEESLSLVQMLGCGIIILASIAQGIKPRRRKVITVNN is encoded by the coding sequence ATGCCCAACACCATATCGCCAAAAATGATAATTCTTGCGACTACCGCTGCTGTTTGTATGGGCACGATAGGTGTCATCTCGCGATTATCTGAACTTGATGCCGCTACCGTCACTTTCTTTCGGCTATTTATTGGTGGCGCTCTTTTGCTATTGTTGATGGTGATAACGGGTCAAAGCCGTCAGTTGCGCATCAAACCTCATCCTTTAATGTTGGTAAACGGTGTGATGATCGCCGGTTTTATGACGTTTTTCGTTGCGTCTTTGAATTACACAACGATGCTTATCGCTGTCATGGCGCTATATCTGGCACCCGTTGTTGCAACCGTCATTGCACACTTTGTGCTTAAAGAAAGGCTCAATCGGTATTCATCGTCATCCGTAGCCGTCGTTTTATTCGGTTTTATTCTCGTCATGTACCAACCGGCAGATGTTGCTGCGCCTCAAACATCTTGGTTAGGTTTGGCGTTAGCATTGGCAGGAATGGCTTGTTATGCCAGTTTTATCTTAATTAATAGGGTCATTCCAACGCACTACCACGAATTTACTAAATGTAGCTGGCAGTTTTTAGTCGGTGCTCTTTGCGTTGTGCCTTTGCTTTTGAATTCAGAATTGTCTTTATCTACAGCCCAATGGGGTTGGATGTTGTTGGCGGGTATATTTCCGGGTTTTCTGGGTATTGTTTTAGCAATCTACACCATTAAACGCATGCCTGCGGCAACCTTCAGTACCATCTCTTATATCGAACCTATTTCAGCGGTGATGCTCGGATGGATTGTCTTTGAAGAATCGCTCTCACTGGTACAAATGCTAGGATGCGGAATCATTATTTTAGCAAGTATTGCGCAAGGTATAAAACCGCGTCGTCGCAAAGTCATTACCGTCAATAATTAA
- a CDS encoding succinylglutamate desuccinylase/aspartoacylase family protein codes for MIGSLNECIVPMYPTIQALNVDALSAGEHKFWFAVATDAIGHPQTLAVRVFKGKKPGKRIMITAGVHGDEQNGILTAQQLARALVDLDLIGTVTIVPTVNLTGIVRHSRDFHSAAPDSSSTNLNRVFPGSATGDDASRYANSLWENLLKPNADLAIDLHSQTSGSAYPLYAFADYRLEDSIRMARLINPDVILNDPGDPGILETVYNQAGIPSTTIEVGIGRYTDLEMIDRATNGVLNILKSYEIIPGIVELNETLCVEGKEIISVRAKQGGFVICHVELMDIVTEGQVLAIQYNSFGDEVETYTAPIAGTVISHNVESVRAPGSLVVRLIR; via the coding sequence ATGATCGGTTCACTGAACGAATGTATTGTTCCTATGTACCCTACAATTCAAGCGTTAAATGTGGATGCGCTTTCTGCGGGTGAGCATAAATTTTGGTTTGCTGTGGCTACCGATGCCATTGGTCACCCACAAACTCTAGCCGTTAGGGTATTCAAAGGCAAAAAACCGGGTAAACGAATAATGATTACTGCTGGCGTTCATGGCGATGAACAAAACGGTATCCTAACTGCACAGCAGCTCGCTAGAGCTCTGGTTGATTTAGATCTTATCGGTACGGTGACTATAGTGCCGACGGTGAATTTGACGGGTATTGTTCGCCATAGTCGTGACTTCCATTCTGCCGCTCCAGACAGCTCATCTACCAATCTAAATCGCGTGTTTCCGGGTAGCGCAACGGGTGATGATGCCAGTCGTTATGCGAATAGTCTTTGGGAGAATCTACTTAAGCCCAATGCGGATTTAGCTATCGATCTCCATTCTCAAACAAGTGGTTCTGCTTACCCACTTTATGCCTTTGCGGACTACCGACTAGAAGATTCTATTCGCATGGCAAGGCTTATTAATCCGGATGTCATTCTTAATGATCCGGGCGATCCGGGTATTCTTGAAACGGTCTACAATCAAGCTGGGATTCCATCCACCACCATTGAAGTCGGTATCGGCCGGTATACCGATCTGGAGATGATAGATCGGGCCACCAACGGCGTATTAAATATCCTTAAATCGTATGAGATTATTCCCGGGATAGTCGAGCTCAACGAAACGTTGTGTGTTGAGGGCAAAGAGATTATTAGTGTGCGCGCAAAGCAGGGTGGTTTCGTTATTTGTCATGTTGAATTGATGGATATAGTTACAGAAGGACAGGTTTTGGCTATACAATACAACAGCTTTGGTGATGAAGTGGAGACCTATACGGCACCTATCGCTGGGACGGTTATTAGCCATAATGTCGAGTCCGTCCGAGCCCCAGGTTCGTTGGTGGTGAGGCTGATACGCTAG
- a CDS encoding YbaK/EbsC family protein, translating to MERLESIYQFNKQLFEKNNIAFKQWQHEPIHDFATDEKVAKELGLTGTMSKSLFLKLKGGGFALLLTEKDKRLDRHAVKAVLGKRVSICSPEEMTEEIGCLPGAVCPIGLPEHVQIVVDQEMINKTEILYTPGYPDRTIGFSGNDLPRLLDQLPNVVYLI from the coding sequence ATGGAACGTTTAGAATCTATTTATCAGTTCAATAAGCAGTTATTTGAAAAAAACAATATCGCCTTTAAACAGTGGCAACACGAACCCATCCATGATTTTGCTACCGATGAAAAAGTAGCTAAAGAACTAGGTCTTACTGGAACAATGAGCAAAAGTTTATTTTTGAAACTCAAAGGTGGTGGTTTTGCTTTATTACTAACAGAAAAAGATAAAAGGTTGGATAGACACGCTGTTAAAGCGGTTCTGGGAAAACGTGTTTCCATCTGTAGCCCAGAAGAGATGACAGAAGAGATTGGTTGTCTACCTGGAGCTGTTTGCCCCATTGGGCTTCCTGAACATGTCCAAATAGTAGTAGACCAAGAGATGATAAATAAAACTGAGATTCTTTATACACCCGGTTATCCAGATAGAACGATTGGTTTCTCCGGAAACGACCTCCCTAGATTGTTAGACCAACTGCCTAACGTAGTTTACCTTATTTAA
- a CDS encoding VOC family protein: protein MIQLEHVNLVVNDISEMLKFYQAVFPHWYVRDEGKGDWYGKPRNWLHFGDEYHYIALSDNGEGKNRDLSGHQVGLAHFAYVTNDIEGLVQRLGQAGFSIAKSGAEEPYRKNIYFVDPAGFEVEFVEYLSDDPKLRNRSS, encoded by the coding sequence ATGATTCAATTGGAACATGTTAATTTAGTGGTAAACGACATCTCAGAAATGTTGAAATTTTACCAAGCAGTATTCCCTCACTGGTACGTTCGTGATGAAGGGAAAGGAGACTGGTACGGTAAGCCGCGTAACTGGTTGCACTTTGGCGATGAGTATCACTATATCGCGTTAAGTGATAATGGGGAGGGGAAGAACCGTGATTTATCTGGGCATCAAGTCGGTCTAGCTCACTTCGCTTATGTGACTAATGACATTGAAGGATTGGTACAGAGGCTCGGTCAAGCTGGCTTTTCAATAGCAAAATCTGGTGCAGAGGAACCATATCGGAAGAATATATATTTCGTTGATCCAGCAGGGTTTGAAGTCGAGTTCGTGGAATATCTAAGCGATGACCCTAAACTACGTAACCGCTCCAGTTAA
- a CDS encoding GGDEF domain-containing protein → MTFLWLATINNVVYANDDSPIRTYNIAIEADDITTRILFDSAARSFDLNIEYVTYSSFDAILKAIEVGDADFAANVTFTKERAEHFDISSPTNIEYTYLFSNTGAHLNEINVVGVPEGTIYSDLILEYYPEIKQVPYLGHDAAVDLLSTNTVDGVVDAINQLKPMLMKGFQAEILNDQIPIKPVSIVAPMGMHTQLLQKIQGHAYSEEVQGVLSSAIKEYQFTIRQQSLRMAVKQSSLDLQKRYKVKSENLDEYTVYNKNGAIEGISVDVVFQACEILEIKCDIVSKVDETWESMYSDLLQKKIDILAQVIISPQRENQMYFSEPYYFPEVVLLRRAGYKNNVYSNISELITERVGVITKDFYDTLLTRMLPNKVLYRYENQDSQIQALLDRDVDYIVLSRTNYDHLLIKSGTVLPFVEDTLIGNFYSSKVAVAFAKNEMGRQLSPLFSRAIQMLDLHQIVNKYNVIPDWRANLFAEKKFNNYRLWLLLLLLLLVATIAYFLHVQAITDNLTKLKNRRALYRKFARGIPSQHTVIYLDVNRFKLINDTFGHEIGDRVLKLLAEKINTHWKGNAYRIGGDEFILVCEEKFGENREKLFKSISNFEEFLFTDTQNSLSLTVTAAVGISWRRKQNMSLESVLHHTDAEMYKAKHRTR, encoded by the coding sequence ATGACTTTTTTGTGGTTGGCAACAATAAATAATGTTGTCTACGCAAATGACGACTCTCCAATTAGAACGTATAACATTGCAATTGAAGCGGATGATATTACAACGCGTATATTGTTTGATTCGGCGGCACGTAGTTTTGACCTCAATATAGAATATGTCACATATTCTAGCTTTGATGCCATTTTGAAGGCGATTGAGGTTGGAGATGCTGACTTTGCCGCGAATGTGACTTTTACGAAAGAAAGAGCGGAGCACTTTGATATATCATCGCCGACGAATATTGAATATACCTATCTTTTTAGTAACACAGGGGCTCACCTAAATGAGATTAACGTTGTCGGTGTGCCAGAAGGCACCATTTATAGTGATCTAATTCTTGAATATTACCCAGAGATTAAGCAGGTTCCTTATCTAGGTCACGATGCTGCTGTTGACCTTTTGTCTACCAACACGGTTGATGGTGTCGTTGACGCTATTAATCAATTAAAGCCTATGCTTATGAAAGGCTTTCAGGCGGAAATCTTGAATGATCAAATTCCTATAAAGCCTGTCTCTATTGTGGCTCCTATGGGAATGCATACGCAATTACTTCAAAAGATTCAGGGGCACGCCTACAGTGAGGAAGTACAAGGCGTATTAAGCTCAGCGATTAAAGAGTATCAGTTTACTATTCGCCAGCAATCTCTTCGTATGGCAGTAAAACAAAGTTCGTTAGATCTGCAAAAGAGATACAAGGTTAAGTCAGAGAATCTAGATGAGTATACCGTTTATAATAAAAATGGTGCCATTGAAGGTATCAGTGTCGATGTGGTTTTCCAAGCATGTGAGATACTAGAGATAAAGTGTGACATTGTAAGTAAAGTAGATGAGACATGGGAAAGTATGTACTCTGATTTACTGCAGAAGAAAATTGATATTCTTGCGCAAGTTATTATTTCTCCACAGCGAGAAAATCAAATGTACTTTAGTGAACCTTACTATTTTCCAGAAGTCGTTCTGTTAAGGCGAGCAGGCTATAAAAATAATGTTTATAGTAATATTTCAGAACTGATCACAGAGCGAGTTGGCGTTATAACGAAAGACTTTTACGATACGTTGTTAACTCGCATGCTACCGAATAAAGTATTGTATCGATATGAGAATCAAGATAGTCAAATTCAAGCACTGTTAGATCGCGACGTTGACTACATTGTATTAAGTCGAACCAATTATGATCACCTTTTAATAAAGTCGGGTACAGTACTCCCTTTCGTAGAAGATACATTAATTGGTAACTTCTATTCCTCTAAAGTAGCCGTTGCATTTGCTAAAAATGAAATGGGCAGGCAACTGTCGCCTCTCTTTTCTCGAGCGATTCAAATGCTCGACCTACATCAAATCGTGAACAAATATAATGTTATCCCTGATTGGCGTGCAAACCTGTTCGCTGAGAAAAAATTTAATAACTACCGATTATGGCTGTTACTTTTACTTCTTCTTTTGGTTGCTACTATTGCCTATTTTCTTCATGTTCAGGCAATAACAGACAATTTAACGAAATTGAAAAACCGTCGAGCTCTGTATCGGAAATTTGCACGAGGTATACCTTCACAACACACCGTTATTTACTTAGACGTAAACCGGTTTAAGTTGATTAATGATACCTTTGGGCATGAAATTGGCGACCGAGTACTCAAACTATTAGCAGAAAAAATCAATACCCATTGGAAAGGTAATGCCTATCGCATTGGTGGTGATGAGTTTATTTTAGTGTGTGAAGAAAAGTTTGGTGAAAATAGAGAGAAGTTATTCAAATCTATATCTAATTTCGAAGAATTTTTATTTACTGATACACAAAATAGCCTTAGTTTGACGGTGACTGCGGCCGTTGGAATATCATGGCGTAGAAAACAAAATATGTCGCTAGAGAGTGTATTACATCATACCGATGCTGAGATGTATAAAGCGAAACATCGTACCCGATAG
- a CDS encoding GGDEF domain-containing protein, with product MTKQDFHKAAETLRAAVPLMIKNQTPTTPQNYELWYTYIEQTQPQLNNELDGIMAEYGLCLPSHNKALYQTYCAGKAESDIRKLKGNLESLVNEVSLSMRDTLADTTSFEKSIEENFSDLDKIEKGANSFEDLLSLVRDFAKNSEKVKNATSYFNEQMSTASTEISNLKEELERVQNDALYDSLSGLLNRGAFDKAISAYCISEHSQPLCLLLLDIDNFKRLNDDYGHVFGDITIKAIAQRLQASCRDGFTAYRYGGEEFALLMPSTSLNVASQFAEIVRRSIEKISVKNKRTGKQIGNISASFGVAQFGKGETSISIIDRADQQLYEAKRLGKNKVMPTFVG from the coding sequence ATGACGAAACAGGACTTTCATAAAGCCGCGGAAACACTCAGAGCCGCCGTACCTTTGATGATTAAAAATCAGACACCTACAACCCCACAAAACTATGAGCTGTGGTATACGTATATCGAGCAAACTCAACCCCAGTTAAATAATGAGTTAGACGGAATTATGGCAGAATATGGTTTATGTTTGCCGAGTCATAATAAAGCGCTTTATCAGACTTACTGCGCAGGGAAAGCAGAATCGGATATACGTAAATTAAAAGGAAACCTCGAAAGTCTCGTTAACGAGGTGTCGCTTTCAATGCGGGACACGCTTGCCGATACCACGTCGTTTGAAAAATCGATAGAGGAAAACTTTTCAGATCTAGACAAAATAGAAAAAGGTGCAAATTCCTTTGAAGACTTGCTCTCATTGGTTCGTGATTTTGCAAAAAATTCAGAAAAAGTGAAAAATGCCACCAGCTATTTCAATGAACAAATGAGTACGGCGAGTACGGAAATTTCTAACCTTAAAGAAGAGCTAGAAAGGGTGCAGAATGATGCGCTTTACGATAGTCTTTCTGGGTTATTGAATCGCGGCGCATTTGATAAAGCCATATCGGCTTATTGTATTTCTGAGCATTCGCAGCCGTTATGTTTACTACTTTTAGATATAGATAACTTTAAACGCTTAAATGATGATTATGGCCATGTGTTCGGTGACATAACCATCAAAGCTATCGCTCAACGGCTACAGGCCAGTTGCCGGGATGGATTTACGGCTTATCGATACGGTGGCGAAGAGTTCGCTTTACTAATGCCAAGTACGTCCCTTAATGTTGCCAGTCAGTTTGCAGAAATTGTGCGCAGATCGATAGAAAAAATTTCTGTTAAGAATAAGCGAACAGGCAAACAAATTGGGAATATTTCGGCTTCTTTTGGTGTCGCTCAGTTCGGGAAAGGTGAAACCTCGATATCAATAATCGATAGAGCAGATCAGCAACTTTACGAAGCAAAGCGTTTAGGCAAAAATAAAGTGATGCCTACTTTTGTTGGCTAG
- the htpX gene encoding protease HtpX — MKRVMLFLATNLAVILVLSIVLNIVYATTGVQPGSLSGLLVMAALFGFGGSLISLLMSKRMALRSVGGQVIESPRNETEHWLLTTVERQAKQAGIGMPTVAIYDAPDINAFATGAKRNDSLVAVSSGLLQNMTRDEAEAVLAHEISHISNGDMVTMTLMQGVVNTFVIFLSRFVANIVSSGNRDEGQGSNMMLYFAVSFFLEMVLGFLASFITMWYSRRREFYADAGAANLVGKQKMIAALERLKVSHEPQLEGSMMAFGINGKHTMMQLLMSHPPLDKRIEALRNS, encoded by the coding sequence ATGAAACGAGTCATGTTGTTTTTGGCAACCAACTTAGCGGTAATTTTGGTGCTAAGTATTGTCCTAAATATTGTGTATGCGACAACCGGTGTACAGCCGGGCAGTTTGAGTGGCCTATTGGTTATGGCGGCGCTATTTGGTTTTGGCGGTTCTCTTATTTCGCTGCTGATGTCAAAACGTATGGCATTACGCTCTGTTGGTGGGCAAGTAATAGAGAGCCCAAGAAATGAGACAGAACATTGGCTGCTAACCACTGTAGAAAGGCAAGCAAAGCAAGCGGGTATAGGTATGCCAACCGTGGCCATCTATGATGCGCCAGACATCAACGCGTTTGCGACAGGCGCGAAACGTAATGATTCGTTAGTTGCGGTATCGAGTGGTTTGTTGCAAAACATGACTCGCGATGAAGCCGAAGCGGTACTTGCTCACGAGATCAGCCATATCTCTAATGGCGATATGGTCACTATGACACTGATGCAAGGTGTAGTGAATACCTTTGTTATTTTTCTGTCTAGATTTGTAGCGAATATAGTCTCTTCGGGTAATAGAGACGAAGGGCAGGGCAGCAACATGATGCTGTATTTTGCGGTTTCTTTTTTCTTAGAAATGGTTTTAGGTTTTCTCGCCAGCTTTATTACCATGTGGTACAGCCGTCGCCGAGAATTTTATGCGGATGCCGGTGCTGCGAACTTAGTGGGTAAACAGAAGATGATTGCGGCTTTGGAAAGGTTAAAGGTGAGCCATGAACCACAATTAGAAGGATCGATGATGGCGTTTGGTATCAATGGTAAACATACAATGATGCAGCTTCTGATGAGTCACCCGCCGCTAGATAAGCGTATTGAAGCGTTAAGAAACAGTTAG
- a CDS encoding DUF2157 domain-containing protein gives MNITKKTLSEAVEQKIISPDQASELFEFFQEHAANSPQFIFTHVLYYLGGLIAIGAMTLFMNLGWESFGGIGIIAISLLYSALGIKMTQTFANKSLHLPAGICATFVVCLTPLTIYGLQQWLGVWPDDSVYNNYYRYIEWHWLYLELGTLCVGAIVIWKYKYPFLNMPIAITLWFMSMDLAVMYFGPDTSWEMREFVSLYFGILMIFLALWIDLRSQGKADYAFWIYLCGVVAFWGGLSLQNSDSELSKFIYLCINLLMVGVGVVLVRRVFVVFGAIGSCIYLGHLAQDVFEDSWLFPIALTAIGLSIIYLGVLWQKHEDVITEKSRRLLPLSLKQLLEDKSSRRT, from the coding sequence ATGAACATTACAAAGAAAACACTCAGCGAAGCAGTTGAACAAAAAATCATTTCACCTGACCAAGCAAGTGAATTGTTTGAGTTCTTTCAAGAGCACGCTGCTAATTCTCCTCAATTCATTTTCACTCACGTGCTTTATTATTTGGGCGGGTTGATTGCTATTGGTGCCATGACCTTATTTATGAATCTAGGTTGGGAGTCTTTCGGGGGTATAGGTATCATTGCGATATCGCTTCTTTATTCGGCTCTAGGCATAAAGATGACGCAGACTTTCGCGAATAAAAGTCTTCATCTACCTGCGGGTATATGCGCCACTTTCGTCGTTTGCTTAACCCCATTAACCATTTACGGACTTCAACAATGGCTGGGGGTCTGGCCTGATGACAGCGTTTACAACAATTATTACAGGTACATTGAATGGCATTGGCTATATCTAGAACTGGGGACACTGTGTGTTGGGGCGATCGTCATTTGGAAATATAAATACCCATTTCTAAATATGCCTATTGCTATCACCCTTTGGTTTATGTCGATGGACTTGGCCGTTATGTACTTTGGTCCTGATACATCATGGGAGATGAGAGAATTTGTCTCACTTTATTTCGGAATATTAATGATATTCCTCGCATTATGGATAGATCTTCGGTCACAGGGCAAAGCTGATTATGCCTTTTGGATTTACCTTTGTGGCGTTGTGGCGTTCTGGGGGGGCCTTTCATTGCAGAATTCGGATAGTGAATTATCAAAATTCATCTATTTATGCATCAATCTTTTGATGGTTGGGGTTGGCGTAGTACTTGTTCGCAGAGTTTTTGTTGTCTTTGGTGCGATAGGAAGTTGTATTTATCTTGGGCATCTTGCACAAGATGTTTTTGAAGATAGCTGGTTGTTTCCTATTGCATTAACCGCTATTGGATTGAGCATTATATATCTTGGCGTTCTTTGGCAAAAACATGAAGATGTTATTACTGAAAAATCACGACGCCTTCTTCCATTGTCGTTAAAACAATTATTAGAAGACAAATCATCGAGGCGCACATGA
- a CDS encoding GNAT family N-acetyltransferase, which yields MKLTIGNTPEIISKAHSIRHQVFVVEQDIPQELDHDGLDNMSNHALVTADDLLVATARLSVDDVGHAVLARVAVIEQYRGSGVASKVVDALISYAGQCGCISIEMHAHEYLRRYYEKFGFTYVRKVEMVGEHQLVEMRIQLTPSDLERDR from the coding sequence ATGAAATTAACTATCGGAAATACGCCAGAAATCATCTCAAAAGCGCATTCGATTCGGCATCAAGTTTTTGTTGTAGAACAAGATATCCCTCAAGAACTGGACCATGATGGCCTAGATAATATGTCCAACCATGCGCTAGTAACAGCTGATGACTTGTTGGTTGCAACCGCTCGTCTGTCTGTAGACGACGTCGGCCATGCAGTATTGGCAAGGGTTGCCGTCATCGAACAGTATCGTGGCTCAGGCGTTGCCTCTAAAGTCGTCGACGCTTTAATATCATACGCTGGCCAATGTGGATGTATTTCAATTGAGATGCACGCCCATGAATACTTAAGGCGTTATTACGAAAAGTTTGGTTTTACATATGTACGAAAGGTCGAAATGGTCGGAGAGCATCAGTTAGTCGAAATGAGGATCCAACTTACGCCTTCTGATCTCGAAAGAGATCGCTAA
- a CDS encoding substrate-binding periplasmic protein — protein MFFRGSFRLTFEIRHVFIVVIALLVTSNAFSASRVLTAVTLEYPPYEFSVNGKAQGIAVEIIEEAIRRTNGNNINFTFLPWKRAVYSVKSGQGDILFNAGKNEERQEWGRYGENVLILQKYVLFKKRNADIQVNPYFDDVKDYSIAVRLGYLYGSGNFKKALKENKFSRVTDSKSTKQSVDMLLGDRIDLFVGDYLPVMHYLKSNRLEESIDIVKRSDISTDDLVVLVWPTYMLFNKDSVSEGYIEQVNQAMTQMKLDGFIDAVFERYK, from the coding sequence GTGTTTTTCCGAGGGAGTTTCCGATTAACGTTTGAGATCAGACATGTTTTTATTGTTGTTATCGCTTTACTAGTCACATCCAATGCATTTTCAGCGTCTCGAGTTTTAACCGCAGTCACACTTGAATATCCTCCTTATGAATTTTCAGTAAATGGAAAGGCACAAGGCATCGCCGTAGAAATTATAGAAGAAGCGATTCGTAGAACGAATGGCAATAATATCAATTTTACTTTTTTACCATGGAAGAGGGCGGTTTACTCGGTAAAGTCAGGACAAGGGGATATTCTTTTTAATGCAGGGAAAAATGAAGAACGACAGGAATGGGGGAGGTATGGTGAAAACGTTCTTATATTGCAAAAGTATGTATTGTTCAAAAAAAGAAATGCGGACATACAGGTAAACCCTTATTTTGATGATGTAAAAGATTATTCTATAGCGGTTCGACTCGGCTATTTATACGGCAGTGGTAACTTTAAAAAGGCCCTCAAAGAGAATAAGTTTTCTAGGGTTACTGATTCAAAGTCTACGAAACAAAGTGTCGATATGCTTTTAGGTGATCGAATTGATTTATTTGTTGGCGATTACCTTCCCGTCATGCACTACTTAAAGAGCAATAGGCTCGAGGAAAGTATCGATATTGTTAAGCGTTCTGATATAAGTACCGATGATTTGGTCGTCCTCGTTTGGCCAACCTATATGCTTTTCAACAAGGATAGCGTGAGTGAAGGCTATATTGAGCAAGTGAATCAAGCGATGACACAAATGAAGTTAGATGGATTTATCGATGCGGTATTTGAGCGTTATAAATAA